A window of Mercenaria mercenaria strain notata chromosome 16, MADL_Memer_1, whole genome shotgun sequence contains these coding sequences:
- the LOC123541354 gene encoding vitelline membrane outer layer protein 1-like, with protein sequence MSGIFILNVFVLFCIANVNCFLLVHENIQRNVTKILTVPNGGPWGTWRTKEFCAAGSYAVGYNLKIEPPQGGGDDTGVNALVLRCATIEGLYAGTVHSGEGAWGNWVAQDPKYCDSREGVHHFMTGFSLYVEGDQGAGDDSEVDFVNFKCRDFAAKTPEYDLTLSPGHGVWGSWGPASQSCDPNSAICGFMSRIEDPQGGGDDTALNDIKMYCCT encoded by the exons ATGTCTggcatatttattttgaacgtctttgttttgttttgcattgccAATGTTAACTGTTTCCTTCTGGTCCACGAGAACATACAGCGGAACGTGACTAAAATCTTGACTGTTCCAAACGGCGGACCTTGGGGAACGTGGAGAACGAAAGAGTTCTGTGCTGCAGGATCGTATGCTGTTGGATATAATCTGAAG ataGAACCACCGCAAGGAGGCGGTGACGATACTGGTGTAAATGCTTTGGTACTTAGATGTGCGACTATAGAAGGACTGTATGCTGGAACAGTACACTCTGGTGAAGGGGCCTGGGGTAATTGGGTTGCACAGGATCCAAAATACTGCGACAGTCGTGAGGGCGTCCATCACTTTATGACTGGGTTCTCTTTGTATGTGGAAGGAGATCAG GGTGCGGGTGACGACTCAGAGGTGGATTTTGTCAATTTCAAATGCCGTGACTTTGCTGCCAAAACACCTGAATACGATCTGACTTTATCGCCTGGTCATGGTGTGTGGGGCAGCTGGGGACCAGCCAGTCAAAGCTGTGACCCTAATTCAGCCATTTGCGGCTTTATGTCCAGAATAGAGGATCCACAAGGCGGAGGCGACGACACAGCACtcaatgatattaaaatgtattGTTGTACATAA
- the LOC123541129 gene encoding vitelline membrane outer layer protein 1-like, which yields MKSTVGLLILFVSVTSGILLESGNRNVTKVLKVTNGGQYGYWSAAEYCPPGTFASGFSMKNEADQFNGDDTALNAIKLTCTDTSGHAQLGYQVTSGEGPFGSWSKEEKCQQQSGMHNFLVGFSLQVEGPQGNGDDTSANYIKFRCRNYDDNSSGSELNHPPGNGIWGSYGAWSDTCGRNSAICGLATKVESQQGGGDDTGLNDVIFYCCSDSASGSPLG from the exons ATGAAGAGTACAGTAGGGCTgctaattttgtttgtttctgtaacGAGCGGGATTCTGTTAGAAAGCGGCAACAGAAATGTgacaaaagttttaaaagtgACAAACGGGGGACAGTATGGGTATTGGTCAGCTGCGGAATATTGTCCACCGGGAACGTTTGCATCAGGTTTCAGTATGAAG AACGAGGCTGACCAGTTTAACGGAGACGACACGGCTCTTAATGCTATCAAGCTAACGTGTACCGATACTTCAGGACATGCGCAGTTAGGTTACCAAGTAACTTCCGGTGAAGGACCGTTTGGTTCCTGGTCGAAGGAAGAAAAGTGCCAGCAGCAATCTGGCATGCATAATTTCCTTGTAGGATTCTCTCTACAAGTTGAGGGACCG cAAGGCAACGGTGACGATACGTCAGCAAACTACATTAAATTTCGGTGCCGTAACTATGACGATAACAGTTCCGGGTCGGAACTTAATCACCCTCCTGGAAACGGTATCTGGGGAAGTTATGGGGCCTGGAGCGATACGTGTGGTAGAAATTCAGCTATATGTGGGTTGGCCACGAAAGTTGAGTCACAACAAGGAGGCGGTGACGACACTGGATTAAATGACGTCATCTTCTATTGCTGTAGCGACAGTGCCTCTGGTTCCCCTCTCGGATAA
- the LOC123541494 gene encoding uncharacterized protein LOC123541494: protein MNGALLVLFGLTVVFLSTVVAASCPCIYSGGCYKTFWGPWSSWSSCSHTCGGGVRQRSARCRNHILVWSNSVVDTSVTKTEKGSCGMTCFNSGRFMDGACSCPPLSTGYCCEELPKCDPTCKNRGVCIADDICRCPSNFYGQFCEIGNELEEHLQPHFYPAVSKVYDVLSWYDASSISGYNKICYIKILVQNAYFDTVLTAASSKADDLFLAYGNFTAAPIDSESKVNHTSRFACLKVRCPGVMATGSPLNVTVVVTVTSPQRKCSVRKDQSQSDIRIMTDFYGGHDAIGVELEAGNNYGEMYGIYVGAGFRDKAEYIAKQSCFSGNRFIAHSIQPERNVLAKFECN, encoded by the exons ATGAACGGCGCGCTTTTGGTGCTATTTGGTTTAACAGTTGTATTTCTTTCCACAG TCGTTGCGGCTTCATGTCCGTGTATTTATAGTGGTGgatgttacaaaacattctggGGACCATGGTCATCATGGAGTTCGTGCAGTCACACCTGTGGCGGTGGTGTTAGACAAAGGTCCGCGAGATGTAGAAATCATATTTTGGTTTGGTCAAACAGTGTTGTCGATACAAGTGTAACTAAAACCGAAAAAGGCTCATGTGGGATGACTTGTTTTAATAGTGGCAGATTTATGGACGGAGCATGCAGCTGTCCGCCACTTTCAACAGGATATTGTTGTGAAG AACTTCCGAAGTGCGATCCAACATGCAAGAATAGAGGTGTTTGTATTGCGGATGATATTTGCAGATGCCCCTCGAATTTCTACGGACAATTTTGTGAAATTG GTAATGAGTTAGAGGAACACCTGCAACCACACTTCTATCCAGCAGTATCTAAAGTGTACGACGTGTTATCCTGGTACGATGCTTCAAGCATATCTGGTTACAACAAGATCTGCTACATCAAAATACTTGTGCAG AATGCCTATTTTGACACGGTGTTGACAGCTGCTAGTAGTAAAGCAGATGACCTATTTCTTGCATATGGAAACTTCACAGCAGCTCCAATAGATTCCGAGTCTAAAGTTAATCACACGTCAAGGTTTGCTTGCTTGAAAGTAAGATGCCCAGGTGTCATGGCAACTGGTTCACCGCTGAATGTGACTGTGGTCGTTACAGTAACAAGTCCACAAAGAAAATGTTCTGTGAG GAAAGACCAGTCACAGAGCGATATCAGAATTATGACGGATTTTTACGGAGGACATGATGCCATCGGTGTAGAGCTAGAAGCTGGAAACAATTACGGAGAAATGTATGGAATTTATGTTGGGGCTGGTTTCCGAGACAAAGCAGAATATATTGCAAAACAATCCTGCTTCAGCGGAAATAGATTCATAGCACATTCAATCCAACCGGAAAGAAATGTTCTCGCAAAGTTTGAATGCAACTGA
- the LOC123541023 gene encoding uncharacterized protein LOC123541023: MLILTFNVLTAVVYFHGVSAADQAILRTRRELQNFTIGGEAVAVRRIVPVTNDFDQCYVHVTVHNSSSFRYGLENAKVTILSRAQGEGGKVNYTGFSDGLTDANGQACILVHCRAEGLVFVEKNGIGVFALNKSMQISRLPMFFNFDLKYNNEFIFFYTYPWGIVGGRNGPVFYSQEKDQCINANPNDYHFVFSYISIPDVLNGTVSPLTDDDPTDRYVWYYGLGNDRRTCYMKVKIKTLSPQLSIGTTSFLNSASGQRLGTFYTGPQYDISKAETSDRAACILFRCPAVHYVAAEDMHTYVNGTINGGPTTGCCLRSKNTNMLNITPYGFSSVTPFSPHQNYGPNEGIYMSFDSRNARARCFTGHDFLGSEYAMDVNKGFAFEYDCTPNAVCGTLPVIG, from the exons ATGCTTATTCTTACGTTCAATGTTTTGACGGCAGTCGTTTACTTTCATG GTGTATCTGCAGCTGATCAGGCTATCCTCAGGACTAGGCGGgaattacaaaattttacaattggAGGGGAAGCTGTAGCTGTGAGACGGATCGTACCAGTAACTAATGATTTCGACCAGTGCTATGTACACGTAACAGTTCACAACTCTTCGTCATTTCGCTACGGACTTGAAAATGCAAAAGTAAcaatattatctcgtgcgcaggGCGAAGGTGGTAAAGTAAATTATACTGGTTTCTCGGATGGATTAACTGACGCAAATGGACAGGCTTGTATTTTAGTTCATTGTCGAGCGGAAGGTCTTGTCTTTGTTGAGAAAAATGGTATAGGAGTGTTTGCACTAAATAAGTCTATGCAAATATCACGCCTTCCAATGTTCTTTAATTTTGACCTGAAGTATAACAATGAATTTATCTTCTTTTATACATATCCATGGGGCATCGTTGGAGGGAGAAATGGACCTGTGTTTTATTCACAGGAGAAAGATCAGTGTATAAATGCAAATCCGAACGATTACCACTTTGTGTTCTCTTATATATCTATTCCTGATGTATTAAATGGCACAGTTTCACCACTTACTGACGATGACCCAACCGATAGATATGTTTGGTATTATGGATTAGGAAACGACAGAAGGACATGCTACATGAAAGTAAAGATAAag ACGCTTTCACCACAGTTAAGTATTGGAACAACAAGTTTTCTGAACTCAGCCTCGGGACAACGTCTTGGAACATTTTATACAGGACCACAATATGACATCAGTAAAGCTGAAACGAGCGACAGGGCCGCTTGTATCCTCTTCCGATGTCCGGCTGTACACTATGTAGCTGCGGAAGACATGCATACATATGTTAACGGGACAATAAACGGTGGTCCAACGACAGGCTGTTGCTTAAG gtCTAAGAACACAAACATGTTAAACATAACACCATACGGATTTTCATCAGTCACGCCGTTCAGCCCACATCAGAACTACGGTCCTAACGAAGGTATCTATATGTCATTTGATAGCCGTAATGCCAGGGCAAGGTGCTTCACCGGGCATGACTTTCTAGGATCCGAGTATGCTATGGATgttaataaaggttttgcttttgAATATGACTGTACACCGAATGCCGTTTGTGGAACACTTCCTGTTATTGGATAA
- the LOC123540790 gene encoding cartilage intermediate layer protein 1-like, which yields MALYFAFVIAFSSFAYGAAVTGPADVVLLLDSSDGFRSSYFEKEKEFAINFIEQIYNSENRIGLYTFGRRSHVQFDLNLYSSIDQMRLAINHMWYSTGNGNLEDAIHFTVDNAFTDSVGDRECVPNMLLILTHKTVTDPLTISAIESKLTGKIIRTIILNMANGDATADFVQMTGNSTRIVDIPNLESLLSASTTIANKMDSDLPRSGCGKLTSWGEWSSCSLTCNFGQRFRLRECVKEHDSDKDCEDMLTDDEVCMDATCPVDGGWSYWGSWGGCSKSCGKGTQNRYRTCTRPEPFGGGNYCVGTSTDTRNCNDWSCPDCGKTCPPGGQLSSDCQLCNCASITLYGCVMDDTDQIVEAAEIYLASRRNDPVGKTDIFGKFRVDGICIMNEKIVVQALGHKSLEAVPSEVNLTHWTLNATIETYVAPVFNVNPENKIRLVGQDFTLCCSAVGHPSPLAYKWYKNGKELENQGVDGTLTVLSSTKDDAAVYKCTTESEAGISQSSEAIVSIKDDSVDSCGPPLPKVQPLPAGCFETSDEDQSPFIDVGTCGKSACMSASLQDNGTCSDWWPHYCCDVHDTEMVDITCEGFTYKTARVTSCTCRLCIYKTTVSGRVTGKENGTIVPMQLGAIYIDNEEVAKTNMAGFFKFEVAKGKTRLVATFHDGFRNIFLDVTKIIQVVEGIDNHVTIVVPLKPEPISFNPHIGTEFQLGANKNGDSPLGSLQIQEDSIVTLDGEPFDGTAKATMHFVDPRDRDSIDSANGDFVSESPDGSSVPLETFGMFQFAVNDESGNPLKINKPMAFSFDAEIFKVTLDENGEPELALWDYDVNKGVWVENTRLHFDQDPTGRKLLTKTLRANFIPKDVPPIDHYGTTIKRVWTGRYTNCDKSTKIYENVPVKNSDAKRGACFVNVAVYEDFSLTQPYSKGDATITVYTRDRNKDKYIGVASAPAINGQACIATFCDNWVTISVHNGDRELLRPAQHSLPFGYGEREINREVEFWAVDRGQSYKCPEGQTCVGPMYQHRDSSDCRKVTPMDSTFKFKFAPFTRPPHADYAVGSNNVFDKLLSWYPVSPDKVTFRSCFMKVLLKIDDAYDIRLVAKSLLDTSNGQEFGTYNVGPIPAPGSSDDSVRGACLEFRCPGYVRNGTHEYFDLATLVEAHLTTSDKSKACKLRTLTQINGVTPITNPTRGDTGFRFRAVPGTNYGPIFGVYISDKSADEVEQFCKSGTDAGAVLDGKMDPTKNAAVEFDCL from the exons ATGGCGTTGTATTTCGCTTTTGTCATAGCATTTTCTTCGTTTGCATATGGTGCTGCAGTAACAG GTCCAGCTGATGTTGTTCTGCTGTTGGATTCTTCAGATGGTTTCAGATCAAGCTATTTCGAAAAAGAAAAGGAGTTTGCTATAAACTTCATCGAACAAATTTACAACAGTGAAAACAGAATCGGTCTGTATACGTTCGGGAGGCGCTCTCATGTTCAGTTTGATTTGAATCTGTATAGCAGTATCGACCAAATGCGGCTTGCCATTAACCACATGTGGTACAGCACAGGGAATGGCAATTTGGAAGATGCAATACACTTTACAGTCGACAATGCATTTACTGATTCGGTAGGCGACAGAGAATGTGTTCCAAATATGCTTCTCATCTTGACTCACAAAACGGTGACGGACCCTTTAACGATATCGGCAATTGAGAGCAAGCTTACCGGAAAGATTATTCGTACTATTATATTAAACATGGCAAACGGTGATGCGACAGCTGATTTTGTGCAGATGACTGGCAATTCTACACGTATAGTTGACATACCGAATTTGGAATCCCTACTTTCGGCATCAACGACGATCGCGAACAAAATGGACTCAG ATTTACCTAGATCTGGTTGCGGAAAATTAACATCTTGGGGTGAATGGTCATCTTGTAGTCTAACATGTAACTTTGGACAGAGGTTTCGTTTACGGGAATGTGTGAAGGAACACGACAGTGATAAGGACTGTGAAGATATGTTGACTGATGATGAAGTTTGCATGGATGCAACCTGTCCAG TCGATGGTGGTTGGAGTTATTGGGGAAGCTGGGGAGGATGTTCCAAGTCATGTGGAAAAGGTACTCAAAACCGTTATAGGACATGTACTCGACCAGAACCATTCGGTGGAGGAAACTATTGTGTTGGCACATCAACAGACACGAGGAACTGCAATGACTGGTCTTGTCCTG ATTGTGGTAAAACCTGCCCTCCTGGTGGACAGCTCTCCTCAGACTGTCAGCTGTGTAATTGTGCTAGCATAACTCTCTATGGATGTGTAATGGATGACACAGACCAAATAGTTGAAGCAGCAGAGATTTACCTTGCATCAAGACGTAATGATCCTGTTGGAAAAACTGATATATTTGGCAAGTTTCGGGTTGATGGAATTTGTATTATGAATGAGAAGATAGTTGTgcaagcacttggccataaaagcTTAGAAGCTGTACCCTCTGAAGTGAACCTTACACACTGGACACTAAATGCAACCATCGAAACTTACG TGGCGCCtgtgtttaatgtaaatcctgAAAATAAGATACGACTGGTTGGTCAGGATTTTACCCTCTGTTGCTCAGCGGTGGGTCATCCTTCTCCGTTAGCGTACAAATG GTACAAAAATGGCAAAGAGCTCGAGAATCAAGGAGTTGATGGCACGTTAACAGTTTTGTCTTCTACAAAAGATGATGCCGCAGTTTATAAGTGCACAACAGAATCAGAAGCAGGGATATCGCAGTCATCAGAAGCCATAGTTTCTATTAAAG ATGATTCTGTTGACTCATGTGGTCCACCACTGCCGAAAGTACAACCATTACCGGCAGGTTGTTTTGAAACCAGCGATGAAGACCAATCCCCATTCATTGATGTTGGCACCTGTGGAAAGTCTGCGTGCATGTCAGCTTCACTCCAAGACAATGGAACGTGTTCAGACTGGTGGCCACATTATTGTTGTGATGTGCATGACACTGAAATGGTTGACATTACTTGCGAAGGATTTACATACAAAACTGCACGGGTAACATCTTGCACATGCAGACTCTGTATATATAAGACAACAGTGTCAGGAAGAGTGACTGGTAAGGAAAATGGTACAATAGTTCCGATGCAGCTGGGGGCGATTTACATAGATAATGAGGAAGTTGCAAAAACAAACATGGCCGGATTTTTCAAATTCGAAGTAGCAAAGGGGAAGACAAGATTAGTTGCAACTTTTCATGACGGTTTTCGCAATATATTCCTTGACGTCACAAAGATTATCCAAGTAGTTGAGGGTATAGATAATCATGTTACCATAGTTGTTCCTCTGAAACCCGAACCTATCTCTTTCAATCCCCATATCGGGACTGAATTTCAGTTGGGGGCGAACAAAAATGGCGATTCGCCTCTTGGTAGTTTACAGATTCAAGAAGATTCTATCGTCACGCTAGACGGGGAGCCATTTGATGGTACTGCTAAAGCAACAATGCATTTTGTCGATCCCAGAGACAGAGACAGTATTGATTCAGCTAATGGTGACTTTGTTAGCGAATCACCTGATGGTTCCTCTGTTCCTCTTGAAACATTTGGAATGTTTCAATTTGCAGTCAATGACGAATCGGGAAATCCTCTGAAAATAAACAAGCCTATGGCGTTCTCCTTTGATGCAGAAATCTTCAAAGTAACACTTGATGAAAATGGAGAACCTGAGCTTGCTCTGTGGGATTACGACGTAAACAAAGGCGTTTGGGTTGAAAATACTAGACTACATTTCGACCAAGATCCTACCGGTAGAAAACTTCTCACAAAAACACTTCGTGCAAATTTCATTCCAAAAGATGTTCCCCCAATTGACCATTATGGAACAACAATAAAACGAGTATGGACTGGAAGATATACAAATTGTGATAAAAGCACTAAGATTTATGAGAATGTGCCCGTGAAGAACAGTGATGCTAAAAGAGGAGCTTGTTTCGTCAACGTTGCAGTGtatgaagatttttctttaacACAGCCGTACTCTAAAGGTGATGCAACCATTACAGTTTATACAAGGGATAGAAACAAGGACAAATACATAGGAGTAGCTTCAGCACCTGCTATAAATGGACAGGCATGCATAGCGACATTTTGCGACAACTGGGTCACTATCAGTGTTCACAATGGTGACAGAGAACTCCTTCGGCCAGCTCAGCATTCTTTACCGTTTGGTTACGGCGAAAGAGAAATCAATAGAGAAGTAGAGTTTTGGGCAGTGGATAGAGGACAGTCATATAAATGTCCCGAAGGTCAAACCTGTGTCGGTCCAATGTATCAGCACAGAGACAGTTCAGATTGCAGAAAAGTGACACCAATGGATTCgactttcaaattcaaatttgccCCGTTTACACGTCCACCACATGCCGATTATGCGGTTGGTTCAAATAATGTCTTTGACAAACTGTTGTCATGGTATCCTGTCTCTCCAGATAAGGTGACATTCCGGTCATGCTTCATGAAGGTTCTTCTAAAG attgACGACGCGTATGATATACGACTCGTGGCTAAAAGTTTACTAGACACGTCAAATGGACAAGAATTTGGAACCTACAATGTCGGACCAATTCCTGCCCCTGGCTCGTCAGATGATTCCGTTAGAGGAGCTTGTCTTGAATTTAGATGCCCTGGATACGTCAGAAATGGAACACATGAATATTTTGACCTAGCTACACTAGTTGAAGCCCATCTGACAACCAGCGATAAATCAAAAGCATGTAAACTTAG AACCCTAACCCAGATCAATGGTGTTACACCAATTACAAATCCAACACGAGGAGATACGGGATTTCGGTTTAGAGCAGTACCAGGCACAAATTATGGTCCGATATTTGGTGTATACATTAGTGATAAGTCAGCGGACGAGGTGGAACAGTTCTGTAAAAGTGGAACAGATGCTGGCGCAGTCCTAGATGGGAAAATGGATCCTACAAAAAACGCGGCTGTAGAGTTTGATTGTTTGTAG